The Corvus moneduloides isolate bCorMon1 chromosome 25, bCorMon1.pri, whole genome shotgun sequence genome includes a window with the following:
- the BSX gene encoding brain-specific homeobox protein homolog, with the protein MNLNFTSPVHPVSTARPTSFFIEDILLHKPKPLREVPPEHFPGSLASRVPLLDYGYPLMPTPTLLAPHPHPALHKPEHHHHHPYFLTTSGMPVPALFQHHAHAELPGKHCRRRKARTVFSDSQLSGLEKRFEIQRYLSTPERVELATALSLSETQVKTWFQNRRMKHKKQLRKTQDDPKQAGGEESREQSSPEPELPEPAGAEPRKGPPCPFLLQDPEDEVDILEEGDISAGPHRL; encoded by the exons ATGAACCTCAACTTCACGTCGCCCGTGCACCCCGTCTCGACGGCCAGGCCCACCTCGTTCTTCATCGAGGACATCCTGCTGCACAAGCCCAAACCCCTGCGGGAGGTGCCCCCCGAGCACTTCCCCGGCTCCTTGGCCTCCCGCGTGCCCCTCTTGGACTATGGGTACCCCCTGATGCCCACCCCGACCCTGCTGGCGCCTCACCCGCACCCCGCCCTGCACAAGCCGGagcatcaccaccaccacccctaTTTCCTCACCACCTCGG GAATGCCGGTGCCAGCCCTTTTCCAGCACCACGCTCACGCCGAGCTGCCCGGGAAGCACTGCCGCCGCCGCAAAGCCCGCACCGTGTTCTCCGACTCGCAGCTCTCCGGCCTGGAGAAGAGGTTTGAGATCCAGCGGTACCTCTCCACGCCCGAGCGGGTGGAGCTGGCCACGGCCCTCAGCCTCTCCGAGACCCAG gtgaaaaCCTGGTTCCAGAACCGCCGCATGAAGCACAAAAAGCAGCTGCGGAAGACGCAGGACGACCCGAAGCAGGCGGGCGGGGAGGAGAGCCGGGAGCAGAGCTCCCCCGAGCCCGAGCTGCCCGAGCCGGCCGGCGCCGAGCCCCGCAAGGGCCCCCCCTgccccttcctgctgcaggaccCCGAGGACGAGGTGGACATCCTGGAGGAGGGGGACATCAGCGCCGGCCCCCACCGCCTCTAG